The following DNA comes from Helicobacter pylori.
AAGCGTTTAATTTTTGGTGGGCGAATTTCGTTTGATTTTGCAAGATTTTTAACCCCTCTTGGTGGTTGTCATTGAACTTCCCAAAGCGTTGCGGACCAAAATAATTAGGCATGCCAAACTGCGCGATTTGTTCTAAAACTTGTTCAGTCTTTTGAGCGTTTAGGGGGGTCATTTTTTTAAAACGCATAAAAAAGCGATTCCCTTTCAAATGCCCTAATTTGATTTTATTATGATGGTAATTCAAAGACAGGATTTTAAGGTTTCTTTCTTGTAAATTATGCGTATTTTTTTCTAATAAAGGGGCGTATTTTTTAGGGAGTGAGACGAATTGAGTCGTCAGCGCGTTTTTATCTTTCAAGCCCGCATAACCCAATTCAGCGATTCTTACCCCTAAAATTTGAGAAAAAATTTGAAGCATTTCTAAAGTGCTTAAACCGCTTTTTCTCACTTGAATAACGGCATGTTCGCCTGTGTTGCTAAAATCATACAAAGGCACTTCATGTACGCAAAAATCCCTAGCGCTAGGATTGAAATGAAAATCAATGCTCGCATGGTTATAAGCATGCAATAGGGGCATAAAGTTTAAATTCATGCTTTGATCCTTGAATTAAACGCCCTTGAGAGCGAAACTGAGTCAATGTTTTCAAAATTCACTCCAGTAGGCACGCCTTGAGCGATTTTAGTGAAAGTGAGGTGGAAATGCTGTAATTTATCTTCAATATAAAGCATTAGAGAATCATTAGCCAAAGTGGGAGGGAAAGCAAAAATGATTTCTTTAATGTTTTCTTCAATCAGGCGTTTTTCTAGGGCGTTAAAATCCACCTCTTCTATAGAATTTAACACATAATAGCGCCCTAAAAAATCCTTTAAATCCTCTAAAATAAACACATCTCTTGGGTGTAAGACCATGCAAAGCTGAGAATTTTGTCGGCTCTCATCAGAGCAAATCTCACAAACCTCACTCTCACTGA
Coding sequences within:
- the truD gene encoding tRNA pseudouridine(13) synthase TruD, with translation MNLNFMPLLHAYNHASIDFHFNPSARDFCVHEVPLYDFSNTGEHAVIQVRKSGLSTLEMLQIFSQILGVRIAELGYAGLKDKNALTTQFVSLPKKYAPLLEKNTHNLQERNLKILSLNYHHNKIKLGHLKGNRFFMRFKKMTPLNAQKTEQVLEQIAQFGMPNYFGPQRFGKFNDNHQEGLKILQNQTKFAHQKLNAFLISSYQSYLFNALLSKRLEISKIISAFSLKENLEFFKQKKLSVNSDTIKALKNQAHPFKILEGDVMCHYPYGKFFDALELEKESERFLKKEAVPTGLLDGKKALYAKNLSLEIEKEFQHNLLNSHAKTLGSRRFFWVFAENITSQYVKEKAQFELGFYLPKGSYASALLKEIKHEKGENNDEF
- the recR gene encoding recombination mediator RecR, with amino-acid sequence MNTYKNSLNHFLNLVDCLEKIPNVGKKSAFKMAYHLGLENPYLALKITHALENALENLKTCASCNALSESEVCEICSDESRQNSQLCMVLHPRDVFILEDLKDFLGRYYVLNSIEEVDFNALEKRLIEENIKEIIFAFPPTLANDSLMLYIEDKLQHFHLTFTKIAQGVPTGVNFENIDSVSLSRAFNSRIKA